The proteins below come from a single Gimesia alba genomic window:
- a CDS encoding zinc ribbon domain-containing protein encodes MIKFECETCFQEYKVRDERAGQVLKCKSCGHKMRVPAGEDDLLDDMYDDFEAPARPARNKKSSGASKSASKRKNSNAPVGIIVGVISFAVAFYLSSTFVSGLFGKKNKEEAADPPAIVQNEAENSLTTSDANPAASTSPQQTSTEANSFGPPPLTPKERSAELTRLREQMKVYAEAIKTATPEDRKDLLAKMKTTLARVKELTGKDETKTAATAGTSTPAKPAQVNSQKWTSLVDAPPVVAEWPESSKLKIDLKNMEEELITPNSFSPFVGIRQRNHKFYRIDVWNLALEEKVGQITITPEKNWIVLTPKFKLSADGKHLLLQYITRDTKVPMLACWDTTTGEIVAEWEADQANTTVSLYEICGLTSAFAKIIRKEGTKYKTILKHWDLVTGKLLKESEVKSNEFYDTGYKISPGGKYLISHTSNKMFFYDLESLKLIYQTELDLFLKSNEQYPSLETVDFSADGTELGLLVTSSDSTSVWVTNLEKGTATQGYHTSGRLRTVFSEPSYSGNNLELTPSGKSFLLYGALLVDRPSQRNVWLFQPVPRVTIRSKLFLTPHYLLAGTDSALTDERNRLRLNRKPRLVSVPLPEQKIIDSLAAYRSNNDAILGSAQKVSIDVNIGSVKFSNADQVKSILKEVIQERLEAEGFEIAEDQPIVFKMEYQEQEGNKLQMTKRGRPTPGNPLGRTATGKTLQSTAAAFKLSWVSNSPKRTLWSKQALVNPRFLILRDATAEEARESMFEGLQNRLMAESIPYFIPKQKTLSMLPGETQLPE; translated from the coding sequence ATGATCAAATTCGAATGCGAAACGTGTTTTCAGGAGTACAAGGTACGCGATGAGCGAGCCGGCCAGGTTCTGAAATGCAAATCATGCGGTCATAAAATGCGAGTTCCTGCGGGAGAAGATGACCTGCTGGATGACATGTATGATGACTTCGAAGCCCCTGCCCGCCCTGCCAGAAACAAGAAATCGTCAGGTGCTTCAAAAAGTGCTTCTAAAAGGAAGAATTCGAACGCTCCCGTCGGCATTATTGTGGGTGTTATCTCGTTTGCAGTTGCCTTTTATTTGTCTTCCACGTTTGTCAGCGGTCTGTTTGGGAAAAAGAATAAAGAGGAAGCGGCAGACCCACCGGCTATCGTCCAGAATGAAGCTGAAAATTCTTTAACCACATCGGATGCAAATCCCGCCGCCTCTACGAGCCCACAGCAGACCAGCACGGAAGCAAATTCATTCGGCCCTCCTCCACTGACGCCGAAAGAACGAAGTGCAGAACTCACCAGACTCCGGGAGCAAATGAAGGTTTATGCCGAAGCAATCAAGACTGCGACGCCGGAAGACCGAAAAGACCTGCTCGCGAAAATGAAAACCACTCTGGCCCGCGTTAAAGAGTTGACCGGAAAGGATGAGACGAAGACAGCAGCCACGGCAGGTACCAGTACTCCCGCCAAACCGGCACAAGTCAATAGCCAGAAATGGACTTCTCTAGTCGATGCTCCACCCGTAGTCGCTGAATGGCCTGAGTCATCCAAGTTGAAGATTGACTTGAAAAACATGGAAGAAGAATTAATTACCCCAAATTCCTTTAGTCCCTTTGTCGGAATTCGGCAGCGCAACCATAAGTTCTATCGAATTGATGTCTGGAATCTGGCTTTGGAAGAAAAAGTAGGGCAGATTACCATTACGCCTGAGAAAAACTGGATCGTTTTAACTCCCAAATTCAAATTAAGTGCTGACGGCAAACACCTGTTATTGCAGTATATCACCCGGGATACCAAAGTCCCGATGCTCGCCTGCTGGGATACGACAACTGGGGAAATAGTTGCGGAGTGGGAAGCCGACCAGGCGAACACGACCGTCTCACTTTATGAAATCTGTGGATTGACGTCGGCCTTTGCCAAAATCATTCGAAAAGAAGGGACAAAATACAAAACCATTTTAAAACACTGGGATCTCGTCACAGGAAAACTGTTAAAGGAATCAGAGGTCAAATCGAACGAATTTTATGATACAGGTTATAAAATCAGTCCCGGCGGAAAATATCTGATCTCACACACCAGTAACAAAATGTTTTTCTATGATTTGGAATCATTGAAGCTGATTTATCAGACGGAGTTGGATTTATTCTTAAAATCAAATGAGCAATATCCATCATTGGAAACCGTTGATTTCTCTGCCGACGGAACCGAGCTGGGGTTACTGGTAACGTCCTCAGATTCCACATCAGTCTGGGTGACGAATCTGGAAAAAGGAACCGCTACGCAAGGCTACCACACCAGTGGAAGATTACGAACGGTATTCAGCGAACCCTCTTACAGTGGTAATAATCTCGAACTGACCCCCTCCGGAAAAAGTTTTCTGTTGTATGGCGCTTTGTTAGTTGACCGTCCGAGTCAACGGAATGTCTGGCTCTTTCAGCCTGTACCCCGTGTCACCATCAGAAGTAAACTGTTTCTCACTCCCCACTATTTGCTTGCTGGAACCGATAGCGCTCTCACCGACGAACGGAATCGGCTTCGGTTAAACAGAAAGCCCAGGCTGGTTTCAGTTCCTCTTCCGGAGCAGAAAATCATTGATAGTCTGGCCGCTTATCGAAGCAATAACGATGCCATTTTAGGTTCGGCTCAAAAAGTCAGTATTGATGTGAATATTGGGAGCGTTAAATTCAGCAATGCAGATCAGGTGAAATCCATCCTGAAAGAAGTCATTCAGGAACGGCTTGAAGCAGAGGGGTTTGAAATTGCCGAAGACCAACCCATCGTTTTCAAAATGGAATATCAGGAGCAGGAAGGGAACAAACTGCAAATGACAAAACGGGGCAGACCCACTCCCGGAAATCCTCTGGGACGTACTGCCACCGGGAAAACTCTCCAATCGACGGCGGCTGCTTTTAAGCTCTCCTGGGTTTCGAATTCGCCGAAAAGAACGCTCTGGTCCAAACAGGCATTAGTGAATCCCCGCTTTCTCATCTTAAGAGACGCCACCGCAGAAGAAGCGCGAGAAAGCATGTTTGAGGGCCTGCAAAATAGACTGATGGCGGAATCCATCCCCTATTTTATTCCCAAACAGAAAACGCTTTCGATGTTGCCGGGTGAAACTCAGCTGCCGGAATAA
- a CDS encoding calcineurin-like phosphoesterase C-terminal domain-containing protein, which translates to MSRTSLVKYGLTLLLIMSYQSNGQAAAKAEQTATGYVFHDANNNRRKDAGEKVLPGVRVSNGVEIVSTDEKGQYQLPVTDDTILFVIKPQGWRTPLSKNLTPEFYYIHKPNGSPKTKYAGVKPTGPLPASVDFPLYPQKEPSQFRAIFFGDPQPRDQKEIDYIAHDVIEELVGTDASFGVTLGDILFDNLSLFESQARGIALLGIPWYNVIGNHDINYDAPNDKLSDETFERNFGPAYYSFDYGTVHFIAVDDINWIVPEGKKKGKYQGGLGKEQMTFIKNDLKQIPEDQLVVLMMHIPLVDVEDRQELYRLIEKRPFCMSISGHTHHHEHRFITKADGWRGPKPHHHIINVTVSGSWWSGAPDERGIPHTMMADGAPNGYSIITFDGKEYNLDFRAAGRSAKYQMNIMAPEEVTADQLAETDVLVNIFNGSERSKVEMMIGEAGSWVSMQHHEGIDPSFKKLSESENGVKDKKYRDLPKAKKSTHLWYAKLPKGLKPGTHLLRIRTVEMDGDKLQSGRVIRVLPAKETAATAVTEK; encoded by the coding sequence ATGAGTCGCACATCGCTTGTGAAGTATGGTCTTACCTTACTTCTAATCATGTCGTATCAGTCAAACGGGCAGGCAGCAGCGAAAGCAGAGCAGACCGCCACCGGGTATGTGTTTCACGATGCGAATAACAATCGCAGGAAGGACGCCGGAGAAAAAGTTCTGCCGGGGGTCCGCGTATCGAATGGCGTTGAGATCGTCAGCACCGATGAAAAAGGCCAGTATCAACTGCCAGTGACCGATGATACGATTCTGTTTGTGATTAAACCGCAAGGCTGGCGGACGCCACTGAGTAAGAATCTGACACCGGAGTTTTACTACATTCATAAGCCCAACGGTTCACCGAAAACAAAATATGCGGGCGTCAAGCCAACCGGGCCTCTGCCCGCATCAGTGGATTTTCCGCTGTATCCTCAGAAAGAGCCCAGCCAGTTTCGGGCGATCTTCTTTGGCGATCCACAGCCACGCGATCAGAAGGAAATTGATTACATCGCGCATGACGTGATTGAAGAACTGGTTGGTACCGATGCTTCATTCGGCGTGACTCTGGGTGATATTCTGTTTGATAATCTCTCTCTATTCGAATCGCAGGCACGCGGCATCGCGCTGTTGGGGATTCCCTGGTACAACGTCATCGGTAACCATGACATAAACTACGATGCACCCAACGACAAACTGAGTGATGAAACCTTCGAACGTAATTTTGGTCCTGCTTATTACTCATTCGATTACGGAACCGTCCATTTTATTGCTGTGGATGATATTAACTGGATCGTTCCCGAAGGGAAAAAGAAGGGGAAATATCAGGGCGGACTGGGTAAAGAGCAAATGACGTTTATCAAGAATGACCTGAAGCAGATTCCCGAAGATCAACTGGTCGTGCTGATGATGCATATTCCACTGGTCGACGTCGAAGATCGGCAGGAGCTGTATCGGTTGATTGAAAAACGACCCTTCTGCATGTCGATTTCTGGGCACACACATCACCATGAGCATCGTTTCATTACGAAAGCTGATGGATGGCGTGGGCCGAAGCCGCACCATCATATCATTAACGTGACTGTCAGCGGCAGTTGGTGGTCAGGAGCACCGGATGAGCGGGGCATTCCCCATACTATGATGGCCGATGGCGCTCCTAACGGTTATTCGATCATTACCTTTGACGGGAAGGAATATAATCTGGACTTTCGCGCTGCAGGACGCTCTGCAAAATATCAGATGAATATAATGGCTCCCGAAGAAGTCACCGCCGATCAATTGGCCGAGACTGATGTACTGGTCAACATTTTTAACGGATCAGAACGATCCAAAGTGGAAATGATGATCGGCGAAGCGGGAAGCTGGGTTTCGATGCAGCATCATGAGGGCATTGATCCCAGTTTCAAAAAACTGTCTGAGTCAGAGAACGGCGTGAAAGACAAGAAATATCGTGATCTGCCAAAAGCAAAGAAATCGACCCATCTCTGGTATGCGAAGCTTCCAAAGGGATTGAAACCGGGAACGCATCTACTGCGAATTCGTACGGTGGAAATGGACGGCGACAAGCTGCAGAGCGGTCGTGTGATTCGAGTCCTGCCCGCCAAAGAAACCGCTGCCACAGCAGTGACTGAAAAATAA